Genomic window (Sulfolobales archaeon):
GTCCAGCTCAGGATCTTCCCGTTGTCACATGCTTACAGCTATGAAGCAGCTTTAAAAGGCTTCTCTTTGGATTACATAGGAGATGTAATGTACCATGCAACACTACCCATGATAACTATAGTAGTTAGCGGTCTTCCCAGCACTTACTATGTGATGAAGAACAACATGATACTACTGCTTAGAGAAGATTTCGTATCAGCTCTGAGAGCTATAGGATTAAGAGAGTCGAAAGTTATGAGGGCTGTAGCTAGAAACGCTATACTTCCTGTGGTCACTTCAACAGCCATATCCTTCGGATACATGGTAGTGGGTGCTGTGATAGCTGAGACCATATTCTCATATCCTGGCATGGGCTATGTATTCATAAATGCTATACTTAATAAAGACTACCCTCTCATACAGGGTGTATTCCTACTTCTGGCAATTACTATCTCTCTTGCTAATTTTATCTCAGACATACTCTACGCGATTCTAGATCCAAGAGTTAGACTCGGCTAGATCAGGCGGTTCTGTTGAGGTCAGGAATTGTATCCATCCTCATGAAATCCTGGATCACTGCTAGAGCTTACGTATTCTCAGACCCTAGAGGAGTAGCAGGTGTTACGATACTTGCCTCAATAATAATGCTAATTCCTTTAGCACCTCTTATAGTTAAAAATAATCCGAATGCTATA
Coding sequences:
- a CDS encoding ABC transporter permease, which produces MQVSARYIVKRGFNTLIVIFASMIITFLIPRIAPGDPVDLLQQTYGLSNEEAEAIRERLGLRGGLLDQFITYFTHLLRGDLGVSYSYNMRPVIDVIGMALPWSLFLLTLSISIRVVLGVLLGMISAVKQGSKLDTFISSFMSLVLATPYFLIALFFLYIFSVQLRIFPLSHAYSYEAALKGFSLDYIGDVMYHATLPMITIVVSGLPSTYYVMKNNMILLLREDFVSALRAIGLRESKVMRAVARNAILPVVTSTAISFGYMVVGAVIAETIFSYPGMGYVFINAILNKDYPLIQGVFLLLAITISLANFISDILYAILDPRVRLG